Proteins encoded together in one Bacteroidota bacterium window:
- a CDS encoding DMT family transporter → MLIKPLQDKNKFLGYAFALLATALWSGNFIIARDLSTSIPPASIAFWRWTVALIVITPFALKSLIKDWEIIKKNLPYLMITSVLGITVFNTLIYIAGRTTTATNLSLIAISFPIFIFIFSRIFYKERISLNKVIGIIMVVVGVLYIITKGSISVLLNLSFTIGDIWMLIASIIFATYSLLLKRKPKEMSIWAFQIATFSLGLIFLFPFFIWEYSTVSSIVFDTNSIISILYIGVFASLTAFVLWNNAILIIGPTKAGMIYYTLPLFSGFLAFVILKESIGLIHLLSALLIISGILIANYELRKIK, encoded by the coding sequence ATTTTGATTAAACCTTTACAAGATAAAAACAAGTTTTTAGGTTATGCATTTGCATTGCTTGCTACCGCCTTATGGTCGGGTAATTTTATCATCGCCCGGGATTTATCCACGAGCATTCCTCCTGCAAGTATTGCTTTTTGGAGATGGACGGTTGCCCTTATTGTAATTACGCCATTTGCTTTAAAATCGTTGATTAAAGATTGGGAAATTATTAAAAAAAATCTTCCTTATTTAATGATTACTTCAGTCTTAGGAATCACTGTTTTCAATACGCTGATTTATATTGCCGGTAGAACCACAACAGCCACAAACCTTTCATTGATTGCCATTAGCTTTCCAATTTTTATTTTTATTTTTTCAAGGATCTTTTATAAGGAAAGAATTTCTCTCAATAAGGTGATTGGAATTATAATGGTCGTTGTAGGAGTATTATATATAATTACAAAAGGATCAATTTCTGTACTCTTAAATTTATCTTTTACCATTGGCGACATTTGGATGTTGATAGCTTCCATCATTTTTGCAACCTACAGCCTTTTACTAAAGCGAAAGCCAAAAGAAATGAGCATTTGGGCATTTCAAATAGCGACTTTTTCTCTGGGATTAATCTTCTTATTTCCTTTTTTCATCTGGGAATATTCAACAGTGTCCTCCATTGTATTCGATACAAATTCCATCATTTCAATTTTGTATATTGGCGTTTTCGCTTCGCTGACTGCATTTGTTTTGTGGAATAATGCCATCCTGATAATTGGCCCGACAAAAGCCGGAATGATTTATTATACCTTGCCCCTCTTTAGTGGATTTTTAGCATTCGTAATTTTAAAAGAAAGTATAGGATTGATCCATTTGTTAAGTGCCCTGCTGATTATTTCTGGTATACTGATCGCTAATTATGAACTCAGAAAAATAAAATGA
- a CDS encoding M23 family metallopeptidase produces MIKPLKVMKEIPVTGQGSFWEDRGDRHHCGIDLYSNKNVEIYAITDGEVVAVEIMTHPDFVHYWNVTYQVIVKSDDFYIKYGEVANPNVKVGDLISEGQVVALVGQVLDGDKIGEKDPVYVQKLKYGKNAMLHLECWKSDPVIVHEKYLGGNWFENEMPENLLNPEFLLK; encoded by the coding sequence ATGATCAAACCATTAAAAGTAATGAAAGAAATCCCTGTCACCGGGCAGGGTTCTTTCTGGGAAGATCGGGGAGACCGTCATCATTGTGGGATTGATTTATATTCAAATAAAAATGTAGAAATTTATGCAATAACAGACGGAGAGGTTGTTGCTGTTGAAATAATGACCCATCCCGATTTTGTTCATTACTGGAATGTCACTTACCAGGTTATAGTAAAGTCGGATGATTTTTATATCAAATATGGAGAAGTTGCAAATCCCAATGTGAAAGTGGGTGATTTAATCAGCGAAGGGCAGGTGGTTGCATTAGTCGGTCAGGTGTTGGACGGAGATAAAATAGGGGAGAAGGACCCTGTTTATGTACAAAAATTAAAATACGGCAAAAACGCTATGCTTCACCTTGAGTGCTGGAAGTCTGATCCGGTAATTGTTCACGAAAAGTATTTGGGAGGCAATTGGTTTGAAAATGAAATGCCTGAAAATTTATTGAATCCTGAATTTCTGTTAAAGTAA
- a CDS encoding peptidase M14 family protein translates to MKTFTLASRSVLITFVLTGMFCYTGPIIGQKITSPEDFFGFQMGADRKLARWDKMVDYFNLLEGQSDRMKVYNMGPSSEGHPFLVLLITSSENHKNLERLQMINKSISNPKDLKEDQLQQFIKEGKAVIFESMSLHASEVGGTQMAPELTFDLLSRNDEEALRILDNVLFFMIPCFNPDGEVMITDWYNETVGTEYEGLSMPFLYHKYCGHDNNRDGDYLNLIESKYTAKIMYNDWPPQAYIDQHHMGSYGARLFVPPYCDPIRPFADPLVWREISWYGAHIAYKLEEDGFKGILNAAQYSGWGHFGWHWITPFHNIAGMLTESAGVNLATPIYIHPEQLRADTRAFPDYEAQSTFPNPWLGGWWRLRDIVAQQKSAAWSLLDLAARNKETVLKTAYLKAKNQTERGADGEVKTIVLPAKQHDYLTMVKMVNILLQSGIEIKKASSDFVVENMNYQKGSYIISLAQPKMGLIRNLLMETHYPENTYTMQEDGTPIRPYDLATHTMAEFMGVSVDLKSININGDFKVISYPEMIEGKIIKGEAGYILDGRQNNAYKAVSLLIDKGIKVKRLDEKFMNFLPGDFMIEKASENILSEVAKNTGTDFTALNENPSVNNHQVKRGRVGLFQRYDGGNMDEGWTRLCFENFAIPYQTLMSSELRKGELNKKWDVIVLPDDSPEGITGVYSSNSRRTPEKYPEKYQSGIGKDGGKILKEFVKNGGTIVALGRSFEYIVNEFDLKVRNVTTGLSSKEFFCPGSTLKVSFDNTDPSAYGMPDEGLVMFNNSPVFEVVPSRNNEDYKTIVRYKDENLLKSGWLIGKDNIVKKPGMILTHYGKGKIVLIGFRTQQRNQMDGTFKLLFNTIIE, encoded by the coding sequence ATGAAAACTTTTACACTAGCTTCTCGATCCGTGTTAATCACCTTTGTTTTAACCGGAATGTTTTGTTATACAGGTCCGATAATAGGACAAAAAATAACCTCACCCGAAGATTTCTTTGGTTTCCAAATGGGAGCCGACAGAAAGCTGGCAAGGTGGGATAAAATGGTTGATTACTTCAATTTACTGGAAGGACAAAGTGATCGGATGAAAGTTTATAATATGGGCCCATCCTCTGAAGGTCATCCTTTTTTGGTATTGTTGATTACATCTTCCGAGAATCATAAAAACCTTGAACGCTTGCAAATGATCAATAAAAGCATTTCCAATCCAAAAGATTTGAAAGAAGATCAACTTCAGCAATTTATTAAAGAAGGCAAGGCGGTTATTTTTGAGTCGATGAGTTTGCATGCATCTGAAGTTGGCGGTACACAGATGGCTCCTGAATTGACTTTTGATTTGTTGAGCAGAAATGATGAAGAAGCTTTGCGCATTTTGGATAATGTTTTGTTTTTCATGATTCCCTGCTTTAATCCGGATGGAGAGGTAATGATTACTGATTGGTACAACGAAACGGTGGGTACAGAATATGAAGGATTGAGTATGCCATTTTTATACCATAAATATTGCGGCCATGATAACAATCGCGATGGAGATTATCTGAACCTGATAGAATCAAAATATACGGCTAAAATCATGTATAATGACTGGCCACCACAAGCTTATATTGATCAACATCATATGGGTTCTTATGGTGCACGTCTTTTTGTCCCACCTTATTGTGACCCTATCCGACCGTTTGCAGATCCATTGGTTTGGAGGGAAATTAGCTGGTATGGTGCCCATATTGCCTATAAATTAGAAGAGGATGGATTTAAAGGTATTTTGAACGCAGCGCAATATTCAGGTTGGGGGCATTTTGGCTGGCATTGGATTACTCCATTTCATAATATTGCAGGGATGTTAACCGAATCAGCCGGTGTTAACTTAGCTACACCCATCTATATTCATCCCGAACAGTTAAGGGCCGATACACGAGCATTCCCTGATTATGAAGCACAGTCGACATTCCCAAATCCATGGTTAGGTGGATGGTGGAGGCTTAGGGATATTGTTGCTCAGCAAAAATCTGCTGCTTGGTCATTACTTGATTTGGCAGCCAGAAATAAGGAAACAGTATTAAAAACAGCTTACCTCAAAGCAAAGAACCAAACGGAAAGAGGAGCCGACGGAGAGGTTAAAACAATAGTGCTGCCTGCTAAGCAACACGATTATTTAACCATGGTAAAAATGGTAAATATCCTTTTACAATCGGGTATTGAAATTAAAAAGGCAAGCTCTGATTTCGTGGTTGAAAACATGAATTACCAAAAAGGGTCCTATATTATCTCATTAGCCCAACCAAAAATGGGGCTAATTCGTAATTTGTTGATGGAAACCCATTATCCTGAAAATACCTATACGATGCAGGAAGATGGGACCCCTATCCGACCTTACGATTTGGCAACGCATACCATGGCAGAATTCATGGGAGTTTCAGTTGATTTGAAAAGCATTAATATAAATGGTGATTTTAAGGTAATAAGTTATCCTGAAATGATTGAAGGTAAAATAATAAAAGGAGAAGCCGGGTATATTTTGGATGGCAGACAAAATAACGCTTACAAAGCGGTAAGTCTGTTGATTGACAAAGGGATAAAGGTGAAACGTTTGGATGAAAAGTTTATGAATTTTCTGCCTGGCGATTTTATGATTGAAAAAGCATCGGAGAATATACTCAGTGAGGTAGCTAAAAATACAGGAACAGATTTTACTGCATTAAATGAGAATCCATCGGTAAATAATCATCAGGTAAAAAGAGGGCGTGTTGGATTATTTCAGCGATATGATGGTGGTAATATGGATGAAGGCTGGACACGTTTATGCTTTGAGAATTTTGCTATTCCTTACCAAACTTTGATGAGCAGCGAACTTAGAAAAGGCGAACTTAATAAAAAATGGGATGTGATTGTGTTACCCGATGATTCTCCGGAAGGAATAACAGGTGTTTATTCAAGTAATAGTCGCCGTACACCTGAAAAATACCCTGAAAAATATCAAAGTGGAATTGGTAAAGACGGGGGTAAAATCCTGAAGGAATTTGTAAAAAACGGGGGGACTATTGTGGCTCTTGGACGTTCATTCGAATATATTGTGAATGAATTCGATTTAAAGGTTCGAAATGTAACTACAGGTTTGTCCTCAAAAGAATTCTTCTGCCCGGGTTCAACTTTAAAAGTCAGTTTTGACAATACCGATCCTTCGGCATATGGTATGCCAGATGAGGGTTTAGTGATGTTCAATAACAGCCCTGTCTTTGAAGTTGTACCAAGCCGGAATAATGAAGATTATAAAACGATTGTCAGATATAAGGATGAAAACTTGTTGAAAAGCGGGTGGCTCATCGGCAAGGATAATATCGTGAAGAAACCGGGAATGATCCTTACTCATTATGGTAAGGGTAAAATTGTGCTGATTGGTTTCAGAACTCAACAGCGCAACCAAATGGATGGAACCTTTAAATTATTGTTTAACACGATCATTGAATAA
- a CDS encoding heavy-metal-associated domain-containing protein, whose protein sequence is MKTYTFKTNLKCSGCVSGLMPFMNELKEVQKWDVDLGSEKKILSVSADDSLEVKDIIATVAKAGYKAEII, encoded by the coding sequence ATGAAAACCTATACTTTTAAAACCAACTTAAAGTGCAGTGGATGCGTATCCGGCTTAATGCCATTCATGAACGAACTCAAAGAAGTTCAAAAATGGGATGTGGATTTAGGCAGTGAGAAGAAAATTCTGAGTGTTAGTGCCGACGATTCTTTGGAAGTAAAAGATATTATTGCGACCGTAGCCAAGGCAGGATATAAAGCAGAAATTATCTAA